The following proteins come from a genomic window of Ilumatobacter coccineus YM16-304:
- a CDS encoding anti-sigma factor has translation MTDRSAPSDPPEIDIDPYADEAGRVGSLFGDEVGGDVADLLADPAMWEVPSADLGDRIVAAVSSEAHVDPMPTGPTVSEGSSGSVVRSSRFAQVRPALLGAAAAMLLVFGGIVALSALSGNPQPEDVAGDFVPTGLLPDVGGTVEVTSFDSGLEIVVDAPSLPRRANGEFYEGWLRLDDGRLVPIGTFHEGDGVTLWAGIELDAVVGMTITLEEAVAADSPEQASSGRVVLKFDFPEG, from the coding sequence ATGACTGACCGATCCGCGCCCTCCGATCCTCCCGAGATCGACATCGATCCGTACGCCGACGAGGCGGGACGCGTCGGGTCGCTGTTCGGCGACGAGGTCGGTGGCGACGTCGCCGACCTGCTCGCAGATCCGGCCATGTGGGAGGTGCCGAGCGCAGATCTCGGCGATCGCATCGTTGCCGCGGTCTCGTCCGAGGCCCACGTCGACCCGATGCCGACCGGCCCGACGGTGTCGGAGGGCTCATCCGGTTCGGTGGTCAGGTCGTCGCGGTTCGCCCAGGTGAGGCCCGCGCTGCTGGGGGCGGCCGCGGCCATGCTGCTGGTGTTCGGGGGCATCGTCGCGCTGAGCGCACTCAGCGGCAACCCGCAACCCGAAGACGTCGCCGGCGACTTCGTGCCGACCGGGCTACTCCCCGACGTCGGCGGCACGGTCGAGGTGACGTCGTTCGACTCGGGTCTCGAGATCGTCGTCGATGCACCGTCGTTGCCGCGACGCGCCAACGGCGAGTTCTACGAAGGATGGCTTCGCCTCGACGACGGACGCCTCGTACCGATCGGCACCTTCCACGAAGGCGACGGTGTGACGCTGTGGGCCGGGATCGAACTCGATGCGGTGGTCGGCATGACGATCACGCTCGAAGAGGCCGTCGCCGCCGACAGCCCTGAGCAGGCGTCGTCGGGCCGGGTCGTGCTGAAGTTCGATTTCCCCGAGGGGTGA
- a CDS encoding alpha/beta hydrolase produces the protein MARRPEFTSFGGADGPLGALRWEGITGAPTVVALHGITGNAWDFDPLVHRLGGAAHLVALDLRGRGRSYDHPGPFGVREHAADLIAVIGQIGGPVVVVAHSMGCYVALLAARRAPELIAELILVDGGPALPVPDGVDLDDVVENTLGPAIKRLKHVWPDRVSYNTMWAQHPAFRGRLSIDLERNLLADLIEVDGGFRAAVNPAAVRIDGRELLADREVRSLLAERHEPAVIVRAAHGLDGAPPPLISRSLAERYPQHRWVEAPDDNHYTVLLGSTGAELVAGLVREALTATR, from the coding sequence GTGGCGAGACGACCCGAGTTCACGTCGTTCGGAGGGGCCGACGGTCCGCTCGGCGCGCTCCGATGGGAGGGCATCACCGGAGCGCCGACCGTCGTGGCACTCCACGGCATCACCGGCAACGCGTGGGACTTCGATCCGCTCGTACACCGGCTCGGCGGTGCCGCTCACCTCGTGGCACTCGATCTGCGTGGGCGAGGCCGCAGCTACGACCACCCCGGCCCGTTCGGCGTTCGTGAGCACGCCGCCGACCTGATCGCCGTGATCGGCCAGATCGGCGGGCCCGTCGTGGTGGTCGCCCACTCCATGGGGTGCTACGTCGCGCTGCTGGCCGCCCGACGCGCTCCCGAACTGATCGCCGAGCTGATTCTCGTCGACGGCGGTCCGGCGCTCCCGGTTCCCGACGGCGTCGACCTCGACGACGTCGTCGAGAACACCCTCGGCCCGGCGATCAAGCGTCTCAAGCACGTCTGGCCCGACCGAGTGTCGTACAACACCATGTGGGCGCAGCATCCGGCGTTCCGCGGCCGCCTGTCGATCGATCTCGAGCGGAACCTCCTCGCCGATCTGATCGAGGTCGACGGTGGATTCCGCGCCGCGGTCAACCCGGCTGCGGTTCGCATCGACGGGCGCGAGTTGCTCGCCGACCGAGAAGTGCGCTCGCTGCTCGCCGAGCGGCACGAGCCGGCCGTGATCGTGCGAGCCGCTCACGGCCTCGACGGCGCTCCACCGCCGCTGATCAGCCGCTCCCTCGCCGAGCGGTACCCACAGCACCGTTGGGTCGAGGCCCCGGACGACAACCACTACACGGTGCTCCTCGGATCGACGGGAGCCGAATTGGTCGCCGGGCTCGTCCGCGAGGCGCTCACGGCGACCCGCTGA
- a CDS encoding RNA polymerase sigma factor, with protein sequence MEEFRPAGAVEADTELALALRSGDETAVRELYDRFGGLVFTVALRILGDRGHADEATQQTFLQAWRNSDRFEAGRDFAPWLATIARRTAIDIQRRERRRPAGSLEQADAGDAALISLPPDAAQIETTWVVRRAIEHLDPDERDVVRLQHVEGYTHTEIAERLGVAVGTVKSRSFRAHRRLSTRLAYLRGDGESTESAGGAS encoded by the coding sequence GTGGAGGAATTTCGACCTGCAGGTGCCGTGGAAGCCGACACCGAACTGGCGCTCGCACTGCGGTCGGGCGACGAGACCGCCGTGCGCGAGCTCTACGACCGATTCGGTGGGCTCGTGTTCACGGTCGCCCTGCGGATCCTCGGCGATCGTGGTCATGCCGACGAAGCGACGCAGCAGACGTTCTTGCAGGCGTGGCGCAACAGCGACCGCTTCGAAGCCGGTCGAGACTTCGCCCCGTGGTTGGCGACCATCGCCCGGCGCACCGCCATCGACATCCAACGTCGTGAGCGTCGTCGGCCGGCGGGTTCGCTCGAACAGGCCGACGCCGGAGACGCTGCGTTGATCTCCCTCCCGCCCGATGCGGCCCAGATCGAGACGACCTGGGTCGTGCGGCGAGCGATCGAACACCTCGACCCCGACGAGCGTGACGTGGTGAGACTGCAGCACGTCGAGGGGTACACGCACACCGAGATCGCCGAACGACTCGGTGTCGCCGTCGGCACCGTCAAGTCGCGTTCGTTCCGAGCGCACCGTCGGCTCTCGACACGGCTCGCCTACCTGCGCGGCGACGGCGAGAGCACCGAGTCGGCAGGAGGCGCATCGTGA
- the hemW gene encoding radical SAM family heme chaperone HemW: MSLDFGVYVHIPFCASKCDYCAFATWTDREHLVDAYLDALTTDIGRAVAAGMAPASTVFVGGGTPTLAPSAALADVIRSIPVQPGAEVTVECNPDDVTVDLLADYRAGGVNRVSLGVQSMSAHVLSALGRTHDIANVERSVAAINEVGMPSFNLDIIYGASGETVDDWRDTVSAALALRPPHVSAYGLTVEAGTPLASDPDRHPDDDDQADKYELVDDALVAAGLANYEVSNWARPGHESRHNFLYWRQQDYRGFGCAAHSHRSGRRWWNVRTPDRYIDLVAAGGDVEASSETLDADTRRFEGLQLLLRTRDGIPADSFSPETLAVLDGHLRPHDDDPHRVVLTRSGRLMANEISMRLT, translated from the coding sequence ATGTCGCTCGACTTCGGGGTCTACGTCCACATCCCGTTCTGCGCATCGAAATGTGATTACTGCGCGTTCGCGACCTGGACCGACCGCGAACACCTCGTCGACGCCTATCTCGACGCCCTGACGACCGACATCGGTCGAGCCGTGGCCGCCGGTATGGCACCGGCGAGCACCGTGTTCGTCGGCGGCGGCACCCCCACGCTCGCTCCGTCGGCGGCACTCGCCGACGTGATTCGTTCGATCCCTGTGCAGCCCGGGGCCGAAGTCACCGTCGAGTGCAACCCCGACGACGTCACCGTCGACCTGCTGGCCGACTACCGAGCGGGCGGTGTCAACCGTGTGAGCCTCGGCGTGCAGTCGATGTCGGCGCACGTGCTGTCGGCGCTCGGGCGCACGCACGACATCGCCAACGTCGAGCGGTCGGTGGCAGCGATCAACGAGGTCGGCATGCCGTCGTTCAACCTCGACATCATCTACGGGGCCAGCGGTGAGACGGTCGACGACTGGCGAGACACGGTCAGCGCCGCGCTGGCGCTGCGACCGCCTCACGTCTCCGCCTACGGGCTGACCGTCGAGGCGGGGACCCCGCTCGCGTCCGATCCCGATCGTCATCCCGACGACGACGATCAGGCCGACAAGTACGAGCTCGTCGACGATGCGCTCGTCGCTGCCGGTCTTGCGAACTACGAGGTGTCGAACTGGGCCCGTCCGGGCCACGAGTCGCGCCACAACTTCCTCTACTGGCGGCAACAGGACTACCGCGGGTTCGGTTGCGCCGCGCATTCGCACCGCTCCGGCCGTCGCTGGTGGAACGTCCGCACCCCCGACCGCTACATCGACCTGGTCGCAGCGGGGGGAGACGTCGAGGCCTCGTCGGAGACGCTCGACGCCGACACCCGCCGGTTCGAAGGTCTCCAGCTGCTCCTGCGGACGCGAGACGGGATTCCCGCCGACAGCTTCTCGCCGGAGACCCTGGCCGTCCTCGACGGCCATCTTCGCCCGCACGACGACGATCCGCACCGGGTCGTGCTGACCCGATCGGGGCGTCTGATGGCGAACGAGATCTCGATGCGGCTGACTTGA
- a CDS encoding acyl-CoA dehydrogenase family protein, translating into MDFSWTPEQQALRAQAAQVSADAVARYGRHNDSWINGFSKDFALEMGSLGWIGMTWPTEYGGGGRPPIDRLIVGEELIAAGAPIAAMWFADRQMGPTLIKFGTPDQQAEFLPGILSGETTWCIGMSEPNSGSDLASLVTSAERDGDDFVINGQKIWTSFGAEADYCYLICRTDTTGKPHQGISEIIIPMDTPGIEVRPITDMTTNRHFCEVFFTDVRVPAVNLVGVEGNAFKQTMAQLEHERGGIDRLVSNQALYAMAKARADTSDPRVRQTIARLETNYTLGRILVTRETLRQAPAGFSAATKCFCTEHEIAVAEFVASTLGAEATLWDDVSRGLVYAPGYTIMGGTSNIMRNILGERVLGLPREPR; encoded by the coding sequence ATGGACTTCTCCTGGACCCCCGAGCAGCAAGCCCTCCGAGCCCAGGCCGCGCAGGTCTCCGCCGACGCCGTGGCCAGATACGGGCGTCACAACGACTCGTGGATCAACGGTTTCTCGAAGGACTTCGCGCTCGAGATGGGCTCGCTCGGCTGGATCGGCATGACCTGGCCCACCGAGTACGGCGGTGGCGGGCGCCCACCGATCGATCGCCTCATCGTGGGCGAAGAACTCATCGCTGCCGGCGCACCGATCGCCGCCATGTGGTTCGCCGACCGCCAGATGGGTCCGACGCTCATCAAGTTCGGCACACCCGACCAGCAGGCCGAGTTCCTTCCCGGGATCCTGTCGGGTGAGACCACCTGGTGCATCGGCATGTCGGAGCCGAACTCCGGCTCCGACCTGGCGTCGCTCGTCACGAGCGCCGAGCGCGACGGCGACGACTTCGTCATCAACGGCCAGAAGATCTGGACCAGCTTCGGTGCCGAGGCCGACTACTGCTATCTCATCTGCCGCACCGACACGACGGGCAAGCCACATCAGGGCATCAGCGAGATCATCATCCCGATGGACACGCCGGGCATCGAGGTCCGGCCGATCACCGACATGACCACGAACCGCCACTTCTGCGAGGTGTTCTTCACCGACGTGCGCGTGCCTGCGGTGAACCTGGTCGGCGTCGAAGGCAACGCGTTCAAGCAGACGATGGCGCAACTCGAACACGAACGCGGTGGTATCGACCGACTCGTGTCGAACCAGGCGCTGTACGCGATGGCCAAGGCCCGCGCCGACACGTCCGACCCACGTGTTCGCCAGACGATCGCCCGTCTCGAGACCAACTACACGCTCGGCCGCATCCTCGTCACGCGCGAGACCCTGCGCCAGGCCCCGGCCGGGTTCTCGGCGGCCACGAAGTGCTTCTGCACCGAGCACGAGATCGCCGTCGCGGAGTTCGTGGCGAGCACGCTGGGCGCCGAAGCAACGCTGTGGGACGACGTGTCGCGAGGCCTCGTCTACGCCCCCGGCTACACGATCATGGGCGGCACGTCGAACATCATGCGCAACATCCTCGGCGAACGCGTGCTCGGACTCCCCCGCGAGCCTCGCTGA